A genomic segment from Leptolyngbya boryana PCC 6306 encodes:
- a CDS encoding argininosuccinate synthase produces MGRAKKVVLAYSGGVDTSVCIPYLKQEWGVEEVITLAADLGQGDELEPIREKALSSGASVSLVADAKVSFIKDYAFPAIQANALYENRYPLSTALARPLIAKLLVDAAAEYGADAVAHGCTGKGNDQVRFDVAIAALNPDLKVLAPAREWGMSREETIAYGEKFGIPSPVKKSSPYSIDRNLLGRSIEAGPLEDPWTEPLEEIYAMTKAIADTPDEPDYVEIGFDKGIPVSLDGRVLNPIDLVTELNERVGNHGVGRIDMVENRLVGIKSREIYETPALLVLIQAHRDLESLTLTADVTHYKRGIEETYSQMIYNGLWYSPLKSALDAFVQKTQEVVSGTVRVKLFKGNSTIVGRKSELSLYTPDLATYGAEDQFDHKAAEGFIYVWGLPTRVWSQMHRK; encoded by the coding sequence ATGGGTCGTGCAAAGAAAGTTGTGCTGGCTTATTCCGGAGGAGTCGATACATCCGTTTGTATTCCATACCTCAAGCAAGAATGGGGCGTGGAAGAGGTGATCACGCTAGCAGCAGATTTGGGTCAGGGCGATGAGTTAGAGCCAATTCGAGAGAAAGCCCTGAGTTCGGGGGCTTCGGTTTCTCTCGTCGCAGATGCCAAAGTCAGCTTTATCAAAGATTACGCTTTTCCAGCAATTCAAGCGAATGCCTTGTACGAGAATCGCTATCCCCTTTCGACGGCTTTGGCACGTCCTCTGATTGCAAAATTGTTGGTCGATGCTGCCGCAGAATATGGAGCTGATGCAGTTGCACACGGTTGCACTGGAAAAGGCAATGACCAGGTGCGGTTTGATGTCGCGATCGCAGCGCTCAACCCTGACTTGAAAGTGCTGGCTCCGGCGCGCGAATGGGGCATGAGCCGGGAAGAAACGATCGCATACGGTGAAAAATTCGGCATTCCGTCGCCTGTGAAAAAATCCTCGCCGTACAGTATTGATCGTAATTTACTCGGTCGCAGTATTGAAGCAGGTCCGCTCGAAGATCCTTGGACAGAACCCTTGGAAGAAATCTATGCGATGACGAAAGCGATCGCCGACACGCCCGACGAGCCAGACTACGTTGAAATCGGGTTTGACAAAGGAATTCCCGTAAGCTTAGACGGTCGAGTCTTGAATCCGATTGATCTTGTGACAGAACTCAATGAGCGAGTCGGCAATCACGGAGTCGGTCGGATTGATATGGTCGAAAATCGACTGGTGGGCATCAAATCTCGCGAGATTTATGAAACTCCGGCATTGCTCGTTTTGATTCAAGCGCACCGGGATTTGGAAAGTCTGACGCTGACCGCAGATGTGACTCACTACAAGCGTGGAATTGAAGAGACTTACTCTCAAATGATTTACAACGGCTTGTGGTACAGCCCATTGAAAAGTGCGTTAGATGCCTTTGTGCAGAAGACACAGGAAGTGGTCAGTGGCACCGTGCGCGTGAAATTGTTCAAGGGCAATTCGACGATCGTCGGTCGCAAGTCAGAACTGTCGCTTTACACCCCCGATCTAGCAACCTATGGCGCAGAAGATCAATTCGATCACAAAGCGGCTGAGGGCTTTATCTACGTTTGGGGCTTACCAACTCGCGTCTGGTCACAAATGCACCGCAAGTAA
- a CDS encoding Uma2 family endonuclease: protein MILSTLDLKPIIDLTDEQFYQLCRANPDLKFERNTDGKITVMSPTGGETGNRNFEIGTEFGIWNRQAKLGVCFDSSTCFKLPNGANRSPDVAWIAQDRWDTLTPQQKEIFPPIAPDFVLELMSPTDALEATQAKLHEYLENGVKLGWLINRKTRRVEIYRLGQPVEVLDNPSQLFGEDVLPGFVLDLAIVW, encoded by the coding sequence ATGATTTTATCAACCCTTGATCTGAAACCGATTATCGACTTAACCGACGAGCAGTTCTATCAACTGTGTCGCGCAAATCCTGATCTCAAATTTGAACGCAACACAGACGGGAAAATCACAGTTATGTCTCCAACAGGTGGAGAAACTGGCAACCGAAATTTTGAAATTGGGACAGAATTCGGGATCTGGAATCGTCAAGCTAAGTTAGGAGTTTGCTTTGATTCTTCGACTTGCTTCAAGCTCCCAAATGGTGCAAATCGTTCTCCCGATGTTGCCTGGATTGCTCAAGATCGTTGGGATACTCTCACTCCGCAACAGAAGGAAATTTTTCCTCCCATTGCGCCAGATTTTGTTCTCGAATTGATGTCACCAACAGACGCACTCGAAGCAACTCAAGCTAAACTTCATGAGTACCTAGAAAACGGGGTAAAGCTTGGCTGGCTAATCAATCGCAAGACTCGAAGAGTTGAGATTTATCGTTTGGGTCAACCTGTTGAAGTGTTAGACAACCCTTCTCAACTTTTTGGTGAAGATGTCCTACCGGGATTTGTTCTCGACTTAGCGATCGTGTGGTAA
- a CDS encoding Uma2 family endonuclease: MVQASLKSISLEEFLLLPETKPASEYIDGEIIQKFMPKVKHSTLQGELVPAINAKLKPQKLGWAFPELRCTFAGRSIVPDIAVFTWNRISFDEAGNISDDFVSVPDWIIEILSPEQSATTLTKKVLRCLANGCQMGWLIDPDDFSVFIYQPKQEPHYFDLDAPEDFLPVPAFAHDFQLSVGTLFNWLKGETP, encoded by the coding sequence ATGGTTCAAGCTTCCCTAAAATCTATCTCACTTGAGGAATTCCTGCTCCTTCCAGAAACCAAGCCTGCCAGCGAATACATTGATGGCGAAATCATTCAGAAATTCATGCCTAAAGTTAAGCACAGCACTCTTCAAGGAGAGCTTGTTCCAGCCATTAATGCCAAACTCAAACCTCAGAAGCTTGGTTGGGCATTTCCAGAATTGCGCTGTACTTTTGCAGGACGCTCTATTGTGCCAGATATTGCAGTCTTTACCTGGAATCGCATTTCATTTGATGAAGCAGGAAACATCAGCGATGATTTTGTCTCTGTTCCAGACTGGATCATTGAAATTCTCTCACCTGAGCAGAGCGCAACCACGCTGACGAAGAAAGTCTTGCGATGTCTTGCAAATGGATGCCAGATGGGCTGGTTAATCGATCCAGATGATTTCTCAGTCTTTATTTATCAACCTAAACAAGAACCTCATTACTTCGATCTCGACGCTCCAGAAGATTTCTTACCTGTTCCCGCGTTTGCTCATGACTTTCAACTGAGCGTTGGAACATTGTTTAACTGGTTAAAAGGAGAAACACCATAA
- a CDS encoding prephenate/arogenate dehydrogenase, producing the protein MKVGIVGLGLIGGSLGLDLRSQGHTVLGVSRKARTCELAIARGAVDEADSDLALMADVDAIFVCTPIVHILTTVQQLIPHISLDTVVTDVGSVKASIVKDLSPIWKNFVGGHPMAGTAESGIEAALHGLFAGNPYVLTPTDVTPKSAVERIETLLRPLQVKLFHCQPEEHDRAVAWISHLPVMTSASLISACLSESDQAVLNLAKMLASSGFRDTSRVGGGNPELGVMMARFNKSEVLRSLSVYRDRLDQITQLIEQEKWEELQAELEKTQAARSDFL; encoded by the coding sequence ATGAAAGTTGGGATTGTCGGTTTGGGGTTGATTGGCGGATCGCTCGGTTTGGATTTGCGATCGCAAGGGCATACCGTGTTGGGGGTGAGTCGCAAAGCACGCACATGCGAATTGGCAATCGCTCGGGGAGCCGTAGACGAAGCCGATTCGGATTTGGCACTGATGGCGGATGTGGATGCGATTTTTGTATGTACCCCGATTGTGCATATTTTGACAACTGTTCAACAATTGATCCCGCATATTTCTCTAGACACCGTTGTAACCGATGTTGGCTCAGTTAAAGCATCGATCGTCAAAGATTTGTCTCCAATCTGGAAAAATTTTGTGGGCGGACATCCTATGGCAGGAACCGCTGAGAGTGGAATTGAGGCCGCGTTGCACGGATTATTTGCAGGCAATCCTTACGTGCTAACTCCCACGGATGTCACACCTAAATCGGCTGTAGAACGAATTGAAACACTGTTACGTCCGCTACAGGTCAAGCTGTTTCATTGCCAGCCGGAGGAGCATGATCGCGCAGTGGCATGGATCTCACATTTGCCAGTCATGACCAGTGCAAGTCTGATTTCAGCTTGTTTGAGCGAATCGGATCAAGCAGTGTTGAATTTAGCCAAAATGTTAGCGAGTTCAGGATTTCGAGATACGAGCCGCGTCGGAGGTGGAAATCCCGAATTAGGCGTAATGATGGCTCGGTTTAATAAAAGCGAGGTATTGCGATCGCTCTCAGTTTATCGAGACCGATTAGATCAAATCACTCAATTGATTGAGCAAGAGAAATGGGAAGAGTTGCAGGCTGAACTTGAGAAAACGCAAGCCGCGCGATCGGATTTTCTGTAA
- a CDS encoding glycosyltransferase family 2 protein: MFLSVVIPTYNRKPILEKCLRAMERQTFADYEIVVVDDGSTDGTVEWLQSHAAEFPHVRLFCQNHGGAAGARNYGVEQAKGDTIVFIDSDLVVTDVFLQSHVETLIQGQKELGHDRLFTYGRVINTANFDDPTSEPYKLTDFSAAYFATGNVAIARHWLIEAGLFDTGFKQYGWEDLELGVRLKNLRLKLIKCPEAVGYHWHPAFSLDQIPRLIDVEFQRGRMGVVFYQKHPTFDVKMMIQMTWIHRVLWGVLSIGGLLNEKTLTPVMRSLIQQGKPQLAEQVARIFLNWYNVKAVYAAYAQSQK, translated from the coding sequence GTGTTTTTGAGTGTTGTCATTCCCACGTACAACCGTAAACCGATTCTAGAAAAGTGTCTGAGAGCAATGGAACGTCAGACCTTTGCGGATTACGAAATTGTCGTCGTCGATGATGGTTCAACCGACGGCACAGTTGAGTGGTTGCAGTCTCATGCGGCAGAATTTCCTCATGTCAGATTGTTCTGCCAAAATCACGGGGGTGCAGCGGGTGCTAGAAATTATGGAGTGGAGCAGGCGAAAGGAGACACGATCGTCTTTATTGACAGCGATTTAGTAGTCACAGATGTGTTTCTTCAATCCCATGTTGAAACACTGATTCAAGGGCAAAAAGAACTTGGACATGATCGCCTATTTACCTATGGTCGCGTGATCAATACGGCAAATTTTGATGATCCAACGTCTGAACCGTATAAATTGACGGACTTTTCTGCGGCTTACTTTGCGACGGGAAATGTGGCGATCGCGCGTCATTGGTTAATTGAAGCAGGACTTTTTGATACCGGATTTAAACAATACGGTTGGGAAGATTTAGAACTTGGAGTGCGCTTAAAAAATTTAAGGTTGAAGTTGATCAAATGTCCCGAAGCGGTTGGATATCACTGGCATCCTGCTTTTTCGCTGGATCAAATTCCGCGATTAATTGATGTGGAATTTCAACGCGGACGAATGGGAGTTGTGTTTTATCAAAAGCATCCGACCTTTGATGTGAAGATGATGATTCAGATGACTTGGATTCATCGCGTCTTATGGGGCGTTTTGTCGATCGGGGGATTGTTGAATGAGAAAACACTGACTCCTGTAATGCGATCTCTGATTCAACAAGGCAAACCCCAGCTAGCTGAACAAGTCGCTCGAATTTTCTTGAACTGGTATAACGTCAAAGCGGTTTATGCGGCTTATGCTCAATCACAGAAGTAG
- the psbV2 gene encoding photosystem II cytochrome PsbV2: protein MLIHALLQNRWLRGLVIFCSACMVLVGVSFPVEAAVDPYVRQYLQVSDPVPVLMNDRGETRLFSAEDMIAGKKLFELHCASCHVGGSTLPNPEVSLSLETLRHATPPRDTVEQLVKFMRQPMSYDGSEENLLCREVPDSWLSEAEVENLSGFILRAADKAKGWGTTNF, encoded by the coding sequence ATGTTGATACATGCTTTGCTTCAAAATCGCTGGCTCCGTGGCTTGGTGATCTTCTGCTCGGCTTGTATGGTGCTAGTTGGGGTCAGTTTTCCTGTTGAGGCAGCGGTTGATCCCTACGTTAGACAGTATTTACAGGTTAGCGATCCGGTTCCGGTATTGATGAACGATCGAGGCGAAACACGATTGTTTTCAGCCGAGGACATGATCGCAGGAAAAAAATTATTTGAATTGCACTGTGCCTCTTGCCATGTGGGCGGTTCGACACTGCCGAATCCAGAAGTGTCGTTGTCCCTAGAGACGTTGAGACACGCGACTCCGCCACGTGACACCGTTGAACAACTCGTTAAATTTATGCGTCAGCCCATGAGCTATGACGGTAGCGAAGAAAACCTCCTCTGCCGAGAGGTTCCAGACTCATGGCTATCTGAGGCTGAAGTTGAGAACTTATCAGGATTTATTCTCAGAGCGGCGGACAAAGCAAAAGGATGGGGAACGACGAATTTCTAG
- a CDS encoding 2-hydroxy-3-oxopropionate reductase, translating into MERLGFIGLGIMGKPMVRNLLKAGYAVTVFNRSQAAIDELAQAGANPATSLQQVAEQSDIVITCLPDSPDVEAVVQGLLKGLRSGMLFIDMSTIAAATSKKIYAELQARGIQALDAPVSGGDIGAQQGTLSIMVGGEASAFDRALPVLQAMGKNIVHVGDSGAGQITKACNQIVVAMTVQAVAEALTLAKKSGVDPAKVRDALLGGFAQSRVLEVHGKRILENSFQPGFKLDLHRKDMNIVLQTGRELGVPLLGSSQVTMLMDALIAQGKGGLDNAAISLLYDLLSTQN; encoded by the coding sequence ATGGAACGCCTCGGATTTATTGGGCTTGGCATCATGGGAAAGCCAATGGTGCGGAATCTGTTGAAAGCAGGGTATGCGGTCACAGTCTTTAATCGATCGCAAGCCGCGATCGACGAACTGGCTCAAGCGGGTGCAAATCCTGCGACTTCACTCCAACAAGTTGCAGAACAATCTGACATCGTGATCACCTGTCTGCCAGATTCGCCTGATGTGGAAGCCGTGGTGCAAGGACTGCTCAAAGGGTTGCGATCCGGGATGTTATTCATCGATATGTCTACGATCGCGGCTGCAACCTCAAAAAAGATTTATGCCGAACTGCAAGCGCGTGGAATTCAAGCCTTAGATGCGCCAGTTTCAGGAGGCGATATTGGGGCACAGCAAGGAACATTGTCGATCATGGTTGGTGGAGAGGCATCGGCATTCGATCGAGCTTTACCCGTCTTACAAGCGATGGGCAAAAATATCGTTCACGTGGGTGATTCAGGAGCCGGACAAATTACCAAAGCCTGTAATCAAATTGTCGTAGCGATGACGGTGCAAGCGGTTGCAGAAGCGCTGACGCTTGCGAAAAAATCAGGGGTTGATCCGGCGAAAGTTCGAGATGCTTTACTGGGCGGATTTGCCCAGAGTCGTGTGTTAGAAGTTCACGGCAAGCGGATCTTAGAGAATAGCTTTCAACCTGGATTCAAACTCGATTTGCATCGCAAGGACATGAATATTGTGCTGCAAACTGGGCGCGAACTAGGTGTTCCTTTACTAGGCAGTAGTCAGGTCACGATGCTGATGGATGCATTGATTGCTCAAGGAAAAGGCGGATTGGATAATGCAGCGATCTCGCTCCTGTACGATCTCTTGTCTACTCAAAATTGA
- a CDS encoding pentapeptide repeat-containing protein, whose amino-acid sequence MNVEELLEQYAADQREFSGLNLSGVNLPGVNLSRSTFAQANFNAAKLTNSDFSNSSCEYAKFHGAKLTLSDFSHANLQHADLSHAELTRADFSAGDLRSANLSYADLRDAKLRGSNLNAANLSRADLRYANLISATLQGANLTNSELSSTDLSGADLRWAELRQATLNRANLQGANLRGANLRWADLSGANLRWADLTGAKLSGANLTGADLSHAILLDATLVHVDLSRSNLAHVDWAGADLSGSNLTGAKLYAVSPFGVKTAGATCRWIDLSQNGDQSQIYQFISENLSEYFHESPPIVELVIDDRLSSDAHCALAVAYQQLARQKNAIVPPQIEVHKRRTILRFALDRDEDLFSTAFIAILPFTDAKVAQSNLLHLLKSVPLQEIDDSIGIQAFQVLVTVLSDSIQKIDRSKLVQAIPTAIQKIRFFQAPTRLMLSNSAQRSLAIYENPLFGKRRIQYSPEAELPFLNQPISFVLPSQSEVIEFLQGFQARR is encoded by the coding sequence ATGAACGTTGAGGAACTTCTAGAACAATATGCTGCCGATCAGCGGGAATTTTCGGGGCTGAACTTGAGCGGAGTCAATCTACCCGGAGTAAATTTAAGTCGATCGACGTTCGCTCAGGCAAATTTTAATGCAGCGAAGCTGACCAATTCAGATTTCAGCAATTCAAGCTGTGAGTACGCTAAATTTCACGGAGCCAAGCTTACCCTCTCCGATTTTAGTCATGCAAATCTTCAACACGCAGACTTAAGCCATGCAGAATTAACTCGTGCAGACTTTAGCGCGGGAGACTTACGATCGGCGAATTTGAGCTACGCCGATTTACGCGATGCGAAATTGCGAGGTAGTAACTTAAATGCGGCAAATCTGAGCCGTGCTGATCTTCGCTATGCCAATTTAATCTCCGCAACGCTACAAGGCGCAAATTTGACCAATAGCGAACTCAGTAGCACCGACTTATCGGGTGCGGATCTGCGTTGGGCAGAACTGCGGCAAGCTACGTTAAATCGTGCCAATCTTCAAGGCGCAAACCTGCGAGGTGCAAACTTACGTTGGGCAGATCTCAGCGGCGCAAATTTACGATGGGCAGATTTGACAGGCGCGAAATTAAGCGGCGCAAACTTAACGGGAGCGGATCTCAGTCATGCCATCCTGCTTGATGCAACTTTAGTGCATGTTGATTTATCGCGATCGAATCTCGCTCATGTAGATTGGGCAGGTGCTGATTTGAGTGGTTCCAATCTCACAGGCGCAAAACTCTATGCGGTGTCTCCGTTCGGCGTGAAAACCGCAGGTGCAACCTGTCGCTGGATTGATCTCAGCCAGAATGGCGATCAGAGTCAGATTTATCAATTTATCAGTGAGAATCTCAGCGAATATTTTCATGAGTCTCCGCCGATCGTTGAACTTGTGATTGACGATCGCTTAAGTTCAGATGCGCATTGTGCTTTGGCAGTGGCGTATCAACAACTCGCACGCCAGAAGAACGCGATTGTCCCTCCTCAAATCGAAGTACATAAACGGCGCACGATTCTACGATTTGCGCTTGATCGGGATGAGGATCTGTTTTCTACAGCATTTATTGCGATTCTGCCTTTTACGGATGCCAAAGTCGCGCAGAGTAATTTATTACACCTGCTCAAATCGGTTCCACTTCAAGAGATTGATGATTCGATTGGAATCCAGGCATTTCAGGTGCTGGTGACAGTTTTGAGCGATTCGATTCAAAAAATTGACCGCTCAAAGTTAGTGCAAGCAATTCCAACGGCGATTCAAAAAATTCGCTTTTTCCAAGCCCCAACGAGATTAATGCTCTCGAATTCTGCTCAGCGATCGCTTGCCATCTACGAGAATCCTCTATTCGGCAAGCGTCGGATTCAGTACAGTCCTGAAGCAGAACTTCCATTTCTCAATCAACCGATCTCATTTGTGCTGCCTAGCCAAAGTGAAGTGATCGAATTCCTGCAAGGGTTCCAAGCAAGACGATAA
- the petJ gene encoding cytochrome c6 PetJ: MSTNPLKCWSKIAIALISCAIAIFVGISPVLAEVPSGEQLFNSNCSACHIGGNNVIISHKTLRKEALEKYAMNSLEAIRYQVVNGKNAMPAFGGRLNEEEIDAIATYVLGQAELDWSTKVEVSTSQEVSERKS, encoded by the coding sequence ATGAGCACAAATCCGCTTAAATGTTGGTCAAAAATTGCGATCGCACTCATCAGTTGTGCGATCGCAATTTTTGTGGGGATTTCTCCAGTCTTGGCTGAAGTTCCGAGCGGAGAACAGTTGTTTAATTCCAATTGTTCAGCCTGTCATATTGGCGGAAATAACGTGATCATTTCGCACAAGACGCTGCGAAAAGAGGCACTGGAAAAGTATGCAATGAATTCGTTGGAGGCGATTCGATATCAGGTCGTCAACGGCAAGAATGCCATGCCCGCATTCGGAGGGCGACTGAATGAAGAGGAAATTGACGCGATCGCGACTTATGTTCTGGGTCAGGCTGAGTTGGATTGGTCTACCAAAGTGGAAGTGAGCACATCGCAGGAAGTTTCAGAACGTAAATCGTGA
- the petE gene encoding plastocyanin, with amino-acid sequence MKSIASAIRGLSLVFCAVLLIAGSLFISAAPASADTVKVIMGGKKGLVFEPAVVNVKAGDTIQFEVGQLPPHNVVFDKVPGADAALAASLSHKALEGAKKTFDITIPADAPKGEYSYFCLPHRGAGMVGKVVVQ; translated from the coding sequence ATGAAATCGATCGCTTCCGCTATTCGGGGTCTGTCCCTGGTATTCTGTGCAGTCCTATTGATTGCAGGTAGTCTCTTCATTTCTGCTGCTCCTGCTTCAGCAGATACCGTAAAAGTGATTATGGGTGGCAAGAAGGGTCTAGTATTTGAACCCGCAGTTGTCAATGTGAAGGCAGGGGACACGATTCAGTTTGAAGTGGGTCAGTTGCCGCCTCATAACGTTGTGTTTGACAAGGTTCCGGGTGCAGATGCTGCCTTAGCTGCTAGCCTTTCTCACAAAGCCCTAGAAGGTGCGAAGAAGACTTTTGACATCACGATCCCGGCTGATGCTCCTAAAGGGGAATACAGCTATTTCTGCTTGCCTCACCGGGGCGCAGGCATGGTCGGTAAAGTGGTTGTGCAATAG
- a CDS encoding WD40 domain-containing protein: MSDVFISYSRKDKAFVEHLYQTLKEQGCETWVDWHAIEWTEDWWQAIQRGIEGTNTFVFVLSPNSVESAVCRDEINHAVKHNKRLIPIVYQPVEAQQVHEALGKLNWLFFCDADRFVEMFGELVRSIDMDLEYVKGHTRLLEKAIEWNQQTRNESFLLRGVDLQTAEAWLVKGASKQPQPTQLQGEYISASRAAEIQRQQAEARRQQVFMAGVGMFAFLAFGAAAVAVQQRQVAERRGINAELNAQSLTAINLLESNLGIEALVEGLKAGQKLKSATQEVEPETAMRVVSALRQIVYSVHEQNRLEGHGNTIESVSFSPDGKTIATGSWDNTVKLWNLKGEELKTLKGHRDVVRSVSFSPDGKTIATGSEDATIKLWNLEGKELKTLKGHGSHILCVSFSPDGKTIVTGSGDRTAKLWNLEGKELKTLKGHDVFVASVSFSPDGKTIVTGSGDTTAKLWNLEGKELKTLKGHRSAVKSVNFSPDGKTIATGSEDYTAKLWNLEGKELKTLKGHSGYITSVSFSPDGKTIATGSWDDTVKLWNLEGKELKTLNGHLESVESVSFSPDGKTLATGSWDNTVKLWNLEGKELKKLKGYGSTTASFSPDGKTIATAGEPYTAKLWNLDGKELKKLNGRSLVVQSIHFSPDGKTIAAEDGDFTVKLWNSEGKELRILKGHRAFVSSVNFSPDGKTIATGSGDETVKLWNLEGKELKTLKAHSISLAVSFSPDGRSIATGLLDGTVKLWNLEGQELNTFKAHLERVTSLSFSPDGKKIATGSEDNTIKLWNLEGQELRTLKGHREQVNSVSFSPDGKTIATGSADKTVKLWNLEGQELRTLKGHREQVNSVSFSPDHNQLLLASVTSDGEGILWNLDINDLQQHGCEWLNDYLKHNLNGKPYQNLCTGSAAVSPWEQAMGWVRERLSRS, translated from the coding sequence ATGAGTGATGTCTTTATTTCTTACTCCCGCAAAGATAAAGCGTTTGTGGAACATTTGTATCAAACGCTAAAAGAGCAAGGGTGCGAAACCTGGGTCGATTGGCACGCGATCGAGTGGACAGAAGATTGGTGGCAGGCGATTCAACGCGGAATTGAAGGCACGAACACGTTTGTTTTTGTGCTGAGTCCAAACTCTGTGGAATCTGCGGTTTGTCGGGATGAGATTAACCATGCGGTCAAGCACAACAAGCGATTGATTCCGATCGTGTATCAACCAGTCGAAGCGCAACAGGTGCATGAAGCTCTCGGAAAATTGAACTGGCTGTTCTTTTGCGATGCCGATCGATTTGTTGAAATGTTTGGAGAATTAGTGCGATCGATCGATATGGATCTGGAGTATGTGAAGGGACATACGCGACTATTGGAAAAAGCGATCGAGTGGAATCAGCAGACGCGAAATGAGAGCTTTTTGCTGCGTGGGGTTGATTTACAGACAGCAGAGGCTTGGCTAGTCAAAGGAGCAAGTAAGCAACCGCAACCAACCCAATTACAGGGAGAATACATTAGTGCATCGCGAGCAGCAGAAATCCAACGGCAACAAGCAGAGGCAAGACGGCAACAAGTCTTTATGGCAGGAGTGGGCATGTTCGCATTCTTGGCATTTGGAGCAGCGGCGGTTGCAGTTCAGCAGCGACAGGTCGCAGAACGACGAGGAATCAATGCTGAGCTAAACGCACAAAGCCTCACAGCGATCAATCTGTTGGAGTCTAATTTGGGCATTGAGGCATTGGTTGAAGGCTTAAAAGCAGGACAGAAACTTAAGAGTGCAACCCAAGAAGTCGAGCCAGAAACAGCGATGCGGGTTGTTTCTGCGTTGCGACAGATTGTTTACAGTGTTCATGAACAAAATCGGTTAGAAGGGCATGGCAATACGATCGAGAGTGTCAGTTTCAGTCCGGATGGCAAGACCATTGCAACCGGAAGTTGGGACAACACGGTGAAACTCTGGAATCTCAAGGGCGAAGAACTGAAAACTCTCAAAGGGCATCGCGATGTAGTTAGAAGCGTGAGTTTCAGTCCGGATGGTAAGACGATTGCGACTGGAAGTGAGGACGCGACTATCAAGCTCTGGAATCTAGAAGGTAAAGAACTGAAAACTCTCAAAGGACATGGCAGCCATATCTTATGTGTGAGTTTCAGTCCAGATGGCAAAACGATTGTGACCGGAAGTGGAGATAGGACAGCAAAGCTCTGGAATTTAGAGGGCAAAGAACTGAAAACGCTGAAAGGGCATGATGTTTTTGTTGCAAGTGTGAGTTTCAGTCCCGACGGCAAAACGATCGTGACTGGAAGCGGGGATACAACAGCAAAGCTGTGGAATTTAGAGGGTAAAGAACTGAAGACTCTCAAAGGGCATCGTAGTGCTGTGAAAAGTGTGAATTTTAGTCCCGATGGCAAGACGATCGCAACAGGGAGTGAAGACTACACAGCAAAGCTCTGGAACTTAGAAGGCAAAGAACTGAAAACCCTCAAAGGTCACAGCGGTTATATTACAAGTGTCAGTTTCAGTCCCGATGGCAAGACGATCGCAACGGGAAGCTGGGACGACACGGTGAAGCTCTGGAACCTCGAAGGGAAGGAATTGAAAACCCTCAACGGGCATCTTGAGTCTGTCGAAAGTGTGAGTTTTAGCCCGGATGGCAAGACCCTTGCCACAGGAAGCTGGGATAACACGGTCAAGCTTTGGAACTTAGAAGGCAAGGAACTGAAAAAACTCAAAGGCTACGGCAGTACTACTGCGAGTTTTAGTCCGGATGGCAAGACGATCGCGACAGCAGGTGAGCCGTACACCGCGAAGCTCTGGAACTTAGATGGCAAAGAACTCAAAAAACTCAACGGGCGTAGTCTGGTTGTTCAGAGTATCCACTTCAGCCCCGATGGCAAGACGATCGCGGCAGAAGATGGGGATTTCACAGTGAAGCTTTGGAACTCAGAAGGCAAAGAACTCAGAATCCTTAAAGGACATCGCGCTTTTGTTTCAAGTGTAAATTTCAGTCCCGATGGCAAGACGATCGCGACCGGAAGTGGCGACGAAACGGTAAAGCTCTGGAACTTAGAAGGCAAAGAACTGAAAACCCTCAAAGCGCATAGCATCTCTTTAGCTGTAAGTTTCAGTCCCGATGGTAGGTCAATCGCAACGGGTCTTTTAGACGGCACAGTGAAGCTGTGGAATCTAGAAGGACAAGAACTAAACACCTTCAAGGCGCATCTTGAGCGGGTTACCAGTCTGAGTTTTAGTCCGGATGGCAAAAAGATCGCGACGGGCAGTGAGGACAATACGATAAAACTCTGGAATCTAGAAGGACAAGAACTGAGAACCCTCAAAGGGCATCGTGAGCAAGTGAATAGCGTCAGTTTTAGCCCAGATGGCAAGACGATCGCGACCGGAAGTGCAGACAAGACGGTGAAGCTTTGGAATCTAGAAGGACAAGAACTGAGAACCCTCAAAGGGCATCGTGAGCAAGTGAATAGCGTCAGTTTTAGCCCAGATCACAATCAACTCTTACTTGCCTCAGTCACGTCTGATGGAGAAGGTATCCTCTGGAACTTGGATATCAACGACTTGCAACAGCATGGCTGTGAATGGCTCAATGACTATCTCAAGCACAATCTCAATGGCAAGCCGTATCAAAATCTTTGCACTGGTTCTGCTGCGGTTAGCCCTTGGGAACAAGCAATGGGATGGGTGAGAGAGCGGCTGTCGCGATCGTAA